A DNA window from Aspergillus nidulans FGSC A4 chromosome I contains the following coding sequences:
- a CDS encoding putative C6 and C2H2 transcription factor RegA-like (transcript_id=CADANIAT00007540) has translation MQSALDSPGSRSRQGYFQCGFGSCRKAYNRADHLIRHKTFIDKYRYSREAIRLSSLQQGILATVSFVLKVFPLSWMPAEERIRDLLKRHAAGHSHLQDGKRRRTLSYSKSGRVSQACKACATSKLKCDEEKPCRRCRDRKLFCDYADANAQDGEQQGSNDEHEHEHEQEEYSPLESQTFSPLNPEMNFQQLVTPDVQIDYLPPNPGPPPPIPAYDGKSCLDKAQTQADQVPAQTVSSLVDHESGVFSVDGTFFPEFIPDSLVSLSRPGEADPSAFPPNDYYAHGLFDYNGKFDFDLTEVDFGLIDFYNSRGSANPAPLQPDETDCDADRDSGIALGAEAYSRSSLSAWKPGHSDHAFADQNDLSVPKSIDSPEASAQCRHQILSERLSPGSRDLIFGMVLQTSQRANLARIMKSFPSTELLDSLIQDFFAYQAQQVDSWIHGPTFHPNEESPDMVGIVAAAAAVKSTIPTIRKLGYALMEVVRLQMSLKYENDNTTIRDLRASQTFALTIDIGMWSGSGRRTEIAESFQQPVLTMLRRGLRFRRSLYPTIVPCLEDTPSTLERKWRDWAEQESFKRLVHHLFLHDAQSSLMLNINPLISYADLELPLPMIRALWDAKSATEWRDIYIATSASALAPERLPSLVDTLRDMSAYQGRIDHQLSASVILHGLSALINEYHRLKLIAQGSSKHWNALVINSRQQELEQVLQHFRMISVDTDPTAMSSPSSSHEISLLHEVISMFLFMSLEDLQLFAGKEDRNEARRVYDSALEWIGSADSRKAIWHAGQVIRAARAMSMAKEGSLTGFLAISVFYASLAFWSYGVVSRARRSKISTTSATSAGTITSTASTNTVSSVLSPKLGLGSSTSASGSELLVFLDGEETADVHRFISLARGCPALRGFSLSDGPALVSDPGKVMDVAQRLLRGDASAQTPYEALSPLVQGLCQLMHGLGSAAGREPDSDKQ, from the exons ATGCAGAGTGCCCTCGACTCTCCGGGTTCCAGGTCGCGGCAAGGCTACTTCCAATGCGGCTTCGGGTCGTGTCGCAAGGCCTATAATCGGGCGGACCATCTGATCCGCCAT AAAACGTTCATTGACAAGTATAGATACTCGAGAGAAGCCATACGTCTGTCAAGTTTGCAACAAGGGATTCTCGCGACCGTGAGTTTCGTCCTAAAAGTCTTCCCCCTATCGTGGATGCCCGCTGAAGAGAGGATCAGAGACCTGCTGAAACGACACGCCGCAGGCCATAGCCACTTGCAAGACGGAAAGCGCAGACGGACTTTGTCGTACTCAAAGAGCGGGCGTGTCTCGCAGGCTTGTAAGGCGTGCGCGACGTCGAAACTCAAGTGCGACGAGGAAAAGCCGTGTCGGCGGTGTCGAGATCGGAAGCTGTTCTGTGATTATGCTGATGCGAATGCACAGGATGGTGAGCAACAAG GGTCCAACGATGAACACgagcatgagcatgagcaggaggaatacTCCCCCCTTGAATCGCAGACCTTTTCGCCGCTCAATCCGGAGATGAACTTCCAGCAACTGGTTACGCCTGACGTGCAGATTGATTACCTGCCGCCGAATCCAGGCCCTCCGCCGCCGATACCCGCATATGATGGCAAGTCATGCTTGGACAAAGCGCAGACGCAAGCTGACCAGGTCCCAGCTCAAACTGTTTCTTCTCTTGTCGACCACGAAAGCGGCGTTTTCAGCGTCGACGGGACCTTTTTTCCTGAATTTATCCCAGACTCCCTCGTCTCATTATCGCGTCCTGGAGAAGCCGACCCATCCGCATTCCCTCCGAACGACTATTACGCCCACGGACTCTTTGACTATAACGGTAAATTCGACTTCGATCTGACAGAAGTTGATTTTGGCCTGATCGACTTCTACAACTCCCGAGGCTCCGCCAATCCCGCTCCCCTGCAGCCCGACGAGACCGACTGTGACGCAGACAGAGACAGCGGCATTGCCCTCGGCGCAGAGGCATACAGCCGGTCCAGCCTCTCAGCCTGGAAGCCAGGGCATTCCGACCACGCCTTCGCCGACCAGAATGACCTGTCCGTGCCCAAGTCGATCGACAGCCCTGAAGCGAGCGCGCAGTGCAGACATCAGATCCTTTCAGAACGGTTGTCACCGGGTAGTCGTGATCTCATCTTTGGAATGGTCCTGCAGACGAGCCAGCGCGCTAACCTAGCACGCATTATGAAGTCGTTTCCCAGCACGGAGCTGCTCGACAGCCTGATCCAGGATTTCTTTGCGTACCAGGCTCAGCAGGTGGACTCGTGGATCCATGGGCCGACCTTCCATCCGAACGAGGAGAGCCCTGATATGGTAGGCatcgttgctgctgcggctgcagtCAAGTCGACTATCCCAACGATTAGGAAGTTGGGGTATGCGTTAATGGAGGTTGTGCGGTTGCAGATGAGTTTGAAG TATGAAAACGACAACACTACAATCCGCGACCTCCGGGCGTCGCAGACGTTTGCCCTGACGATCGATATAGGCATGTGGAGTGGGAGTGGACGGAGGACAGAAATCGCCGAGAGCTTCCAGCAGCCCGTCCTTACG ATGCTCCGCCGCGGGCTGCGTTTCCGACGCTCGCTCTACCCGACTATCGTACCGTGTTTAGAAGACACGCCGTCAACATTAGAGCGCAAATGGCGCGACTGGGCGGAACAGGAGTCATTCAAGAG ACTCGTCCATCACCTCTTTCTCCACGACGCCCAATCCAGCCTGATGCTGAATATTAACCCCCTTATCTCCTACGCAGACCTGGAACTCCCTCTCCCCATGATCCGAGCACTCTGGGATGCAAAATCTGCAACTGAATGGCGAGACATTTACATCGCTACGTCAGCATCAGCCTTGGCTCCAGAGAGACTCCCCTCTCTCGTCGACACCCTACGAGACATGTCTGCATACCAGGGCCGTATCGACCACCAGCTCTCGGCCTCGGTGATTCTGCATGGCCTCTCGGCTCTTATCAATGAATACCACCGGCTCAAATTAATTGCGCAGGGGAGCTCAAAACACTGGAACGCGCTGGTCATCAATTCCAGACAGCAGGAGCTCGAGCAGGTGTTGCAACATTTTCGTATGATCAGCGTCGACACAGACCCCACCGCTATGTCTAGCCCTAGTTCCAGTCATGAGATATCGCTTCTGCACGAGGTGATCTCCATGTTCCTCTTCATGTCGCTCGAAgacctccagctcttcgccGGAAAAGAGGACAGGAACGAAGCGCGGCGCGTGTATGACAGCGCCCTGGAATGGATTGGCAGCGCCGACAGTCGTAAAGCGATCTGGCATGCCGGGCAGGTGATCCGGGCCGCGAGAGCCATGTCCATGGCCAAGGAAGGCTCGCTCACGGGGTTCCTTGCCATCAGCGTTTTCTATGCGTCGTTGGCGTTCTGGTCATACGGGGTTGTCAGCAGAGCTCGTCGCTCAAAGATCTCTACCACCTCTGCAACCTCTGCCGGAACCATTACCTCTACCGCCAGCACTAATACTGTATCTAGTGTGCTGAGTCCGAAATTGGGCCTCGGCAGCTCGACCTCGGCCTCCGGCTCTGAGCTGTTAGTCTTCCTAGACGGCGAAGAAACGGCCGACGTCCATAGATTCATCTCTCTGGCGCGCGGGTGCCCTGCTCTCCGGGGATTCAGTCTAAGTGACGGGCCGGCTCTTGTTTCTGATCCGGGGAAAGTGATGGACGTCGCTCAGAGACTCCTAAGAGGTGATGCGAGTGCCCAGACGCCGTATGAGGCGCTGTCGCCGCTGGTACAGGGCTTGTGTCAGCTGATGCATGGGCTGGGGAGTGCGGCTGGGAGAGAGCCGGACAGTGATAAGCAGTAG
- a CDS encoding FAD-dependent oxidoreductase (transcript_id=CADANIAT00007544), whose product MNLLKRLSTLLPGRRPAVAESPSTEHVTVLIVGAGSTGLALAQGLKKAGIPCIIVEKNPSIDAQNRDWNMGLHWGAESLQTLMPEAMWSRIQSIQVDPSTPTAEVDCLKFLNGATGEVMATVPARKFYRLRRRKLRHLLSEGLDIRWNHRITAIEYSGDGKYATAYFDGQTSVTASLVVGADGARSTVRELLLGPQNGRIRTVPYCATWVQARYTAEQARFLRTFHPLYIAGINPAGFFSFLGLHDASSPDPAAWTFFFYISWRSPLEEQEATKNWTNAQRLAQVKQFAQHFTDPWKSAFEWLPDDQKVWYMCLTDFDPGCDEHRWDNHDGRVTLAGDAAHAMTYQRGQGLNHSVTDAGKLATAIGEFVSGDKKRGDAIDEYEQEMIERAGGEVRMSTTNTEMMHNWEEVLESPIFRRGMTKVQDTAAAEAAATASSDKDAHDGKGG is encoded by the exons aTGAACCTGCTCAAAAGACTATCGACCCTCTTGCCGGGTCGTCGCCCTGCCGTTGCTGAGAGTCCGTCCACAGAACATGTGACCGTCCTGATTGTGGGTGCGG GCTCAACGGGGCTCGCTCTCGCGCAGGGACTGAAAAAG GCTGGAATCCCATGTATCATCGTCGAGAAAAATCCCAGCATAGACGCCCAGAACCGGGACTGGAACATGGGCCTCCATTGGGGCGCCGAGTCGCTGCAAACCCTCATGCCTGAAGCCATGTGGTCGCGCATCCAATCGATCCAAGTTGATCCCTCTACGCCCACCGCAGAAGTTGACTGTCTCAAATTTCTGAACGGCGCAACCGGCGAAGTCATGGCGACTGTTCCCGCGAGGAAATTCTACCGCCTGCGCCGGCGCAAGCTCCGGCACTTGCTTTCTGAGGGGCTGGATATCCGTTGGAACCATAGGATCACGGCCATTGAGTACTCGGGCGATGGGAAATATGCAACGGCGTATTTCGACGGCCAGACGAGTGTAACGGCGAGCTTGGTTGTGGGCGCAGATGGAGCGCGCTCGACAGTGAGGGAATTGCTGCTAGGGCCGCAGAATGGACGTATACGGACGGTGCCGTATTGCGCGACCTGGGTCCAGGCTCGGTATACGGCTGAACAGGCGCGCTTTTTGCGGACATTTCACCCGCTCTACATCGCGGGAATCAATCCAGCCGGTTTCTTCTCGTTCCTTGGATTGCATGATGCGTCCAGCCCGGATCCGGCGGCCTGgactttcttcttctatATCTCTTGGCGCTCACCTctcgaagaacaagaagccaCAAAGAATTGGACCAACGCGCAACGCCTCGCACAAGTTAAGCAGTTCGCGCAACACTTTACAGACCCCTGGAAATCGGCGTTCGAGTGGCTGCCCGACGACCAGAAAGTCTGGTACATGTGTCTTACGGACTTCGACCCCGGCTGCGACGAGCATAGATGGGACAACCACGACGGACGTGTAACGCTGGCCGGCGACGCTGCGCACGCGATGACGTATCAGCGGGGACAGGGACTCAACCATTCCGTGACAGATGCGGGGAAACTAGCAACCGCCATTGGAGAGTTTGTTTCTGGGGACAAGAAGAGAGGTGACGCAATTGACGAGTatgagcaggagatgatCGAGCGTGCTGGAGGCGAGGTGCGCATGTCAACGACGAACACGGAGATGATGCATAACTGggaggaggtgctggagtcGCCGATTTTCAGGCGTGGGATGACCAAGGTGCAAGATACAGCGGCggctgaagctgcagctACGGCTTCTAGTGATAAAGATGCGCATGATGGAaagggaggttga
- a CDS encoding DODA-type extradiol aromatic ring-opening family dioxygenase (transcript_id=CADANIAT00007539), which yields MGLTPVHFFSHGSTMMLGEESSSAEYWRKCGAEALARGIKGVVIMLQGAHWDTAGDAIEVSMNPNPGKSPVAYVHPSKYVDYNLTPDLSMGQRCISMLQSAGFSVSGNDKFDWIHDVYLILIHMFPGTSPPTTIISMNARYDPHYHVKIGSTLRPLRAENYLLIGTGGAVHNLYRNKWGPMLRFRDNFAMETPPEDWALEFRQAVEDVIVKVGGGPGLRRAMTRLMKHPRYRDAHATDDHFMAAMFVAGLVGEWEDVGTKTVLGAESWELTNMCNSQFTFGEWNGSNNGGGRKFVEVEV from the exons ATGG gcctCACTCCCGTGCACTTCTTCTCGCATGGctcgacgatgatgctgggcGAAGAGTCCTCGTCCGCCGAGTACTGGCGCAAATGCGGCGCCGAAGCTCTGGCTCGAGGAATCAAGGGCGTGGTGATTATG CTTCAGGGCGCACACTGGGACACAGCCGGTGACGCGATCGAGGTCTCCATGAACCCTAACCCGGGCAAATCGCCCGTTGCATACGTGCACCCTTCCAAGTACGTCGACTATAATTTGACTCCGGATCTCTCGATGGGCCAGCGCTGCATTTCCATGCTCCAGTCGGCCGGCTTCAGCGTTTCGGGCAATGACAAGTTCGACTGGATCCACGACGTCtatctcatcctcatccacatgTTTCCCGGTACGTCGCCGCCAACAACAATCATCTCCATGAACGCACGGTACGATCCGCACTACCACGTCAAGATCGGAAGTACACTACGGCCGTTGCGCGCAGAGAACTATCTGCTGATCGGCACCGGCGGCGCCGTTCACAACCTCTACCGCAACAAATGGGGCCCGATGCTGCGGTTCCGGGATAACTTCGCAATGGAGACGCCCCCTGAAGACTGGGCGCTGGAGTTCAGGCAGGCCGTTGAGGACGTTATCGTCAAGGTTGGGGGCGGGCCGGGCTTGCGACGGGCGATGACCAGGCTGATGAAGCATCCGCGGTATAGGGATGCGCATGCCACGGACGACCACTTTATGGCGGCGATGTTTGTGGCGGGGTTGGTGGGCGAATGGGAGGATGTGGGCACGAAGACTGTGCTGGGCGCTGAGAGCTGGGAGCTAACTAACATGTGCAATTCGCAGTTCACGTTTGGGGAGTGGAATGGGAGCAATAATGGTGGTGGGCGGAAATTCGTCGAGGTAGAGGTGTAG
- a CDS encoding protein llmF (transcript_id=CADANIAT00007543) — translation MTQYSDDDIDSAYGDDSLIGDDTQTLSTYITDYRYEFGRRYHSYRDGAYWEILDVGTGTGIWAIDAADEYPSARVTGVDLSPIQPSFVPPNCIFEIDDITLPWTYSANQFDFIHIRELFGCIPDWDQFFGHCWHCLKPGGYIEVVEHSVQPIADDGSMGPDHFYHEWGRVVVESGERSGKTFKIWQESAERLKRAGFVDVVEQRFKWPMNGWSSDPKLHELGRWNQFRLNGGIEGFMLRLLTTTLGWSYERSQVHLAQMRTALRDYRTHAYLPGTVVYARKPGSGISSPPR, via the exons ATGACCCAATACAGCGACGACGATATCGATTCGGCGTACGGCGACGACTCGCTCATTGGCGACGACACCCAGACCCTGTCGACGTATATCACCGACTACCGATACGAGTTTGGCCGCCGGTACCACTCGTACCGCGATGGCGCATACTGG GAAATCCTCGACGTCGGTACCGGGACCGGAATCTGGGCAAT CGATGCGGCGGACGAGTACCCCTCCGCCCGCGTCACCGGGGTCGACCTGTCCCCCATCCAGCCGTCTTTCGTTCCGCCAAATTGCATTTTCGAAATCGATGATATCACCCTTCCCTGGACATATTCCGCCAATCAATTCGACTTTATCCATATCCGCGAGCTATTCGGGTGCATCCCGGACTGGGACCAGTTCTTCGGGCATTGCTGGCATTGTCTGAAACCGGGCGGATACATCGAGGTTGTAGAACACTCCGTTCAGCCGATCGCCGACGATGGGTCAATGGGACCGGATCATTTCTATCACGAATGGGGCCGGGTCGTCGTTGAGTCGGGCGAGCGGTCGGGCAAAACGTTTAAAATCTGGCAGGAGTCGGCAGAGCGATTAAAACGAGCCGGGTTCGTGGACGTAGTGGAACAGCGGTTCAAATGGCCGATGAACGG ATGGAGTTCCGATCCCAAACTGCACGAACTT GGCCGCTGGAACCAGTTCCGTCTCAACGGCGGGATCGAGGGGTTCATGCTCCGCCTGCTCACAACGACCCTCGGCTGGTCGTACGAGCGCTCGCAAGTCCATCTGGCGCAAATGCGGACGGCACTGCGGGACTACCGCACGCACGCCTATCTCCCTGGGACGGTGGTGTATGCTCGAAAACCGGGTTCGGGGATATCAAGTCCGCCTCGCTGA
- a CDS encoding protein plyG (transcript_id=CADANIAT00007541), whose protein sequence is MPVLSKLLPTLTLTLPLLAGPCLAAANPKLSKRFTFPIPSSTGSVTFSEPYEIAAGEIYDGELQTFGRGVECTGQDEGGESDTVFIVQEGGTLKNAIIGADQIEGVYCLGACTIENVWWEKVCEDALSLKEGSGPYVVTGGGAQGAEDKVIQHNSEGEVIVDGFTVYDFGKLYRSCGTCGDIQRSATITNVVAVSGSTIAGANGNFGDVVTIDSSNCATDVSAICTTYEADADGGEPEEVSTDVTEACVFEELPACE, encoded by the exons ATGCCCGTCCTTTCCAAACTGCTTCCCACGCTCACGCTCACCCTGCCCCTCCTCGCAGGCCCGTGCCTCGCGGCCGCTAACCCCAAGCTATCAAAGAGATTCACCTTCCCGAtcccctcttccaccggCAGTGTAACTTTCTCTGAGCCATACGAGATCGCTGCAGGCGAGATCTACGACGGAGAGCTGCAGACCTTTGGCCGCGGCGTCGAATGCACTGGCCAGGATGAAGGTGGCGAGTCTGACACGGTCTTCATCGTACAGGAAGGCGGCACGCTCAAGAACGCCATCATCGGTGCTGACCAGATCGAGGGCGTGTACTGTCTCGGCGCATGCACGATCGAGAATGTCTGGTGGGAGAAAGTCTGCGAGGATGCGCTCTCCCTGAAGGAAGGGAGCGGACCCTACGTCGTCactggaggaggcgcgcAGGGGGCCGAGGACAAGGTCATCCAG CACAACTCTGAAGGCGAGGTCATCGTTGACGGATTCACGGTATACGACTTTGGCAAACTATACCGATCGTGCGGCACATGCGGCGATATCCAGCGCTCAGCGACGATTACCAACGTCGTTGCCGTATCAGGGAGCACTATTGCCGGGGCGAATGGGAACTTTGGCGATGTGGTGACCATTGACAGCTCCAACTGCGCGACGGATGTCAGTGCCATCTGCACCACGTACGAAGCCGATGCCGACGGCGGCGAGCCCGAGGAGGTCTCGACCGATGTCACCGAGGCTTGTGTGTTTGAGGAATTGCCCGCTTGCGAGTAG
- a CDS encoding glycoside hydrolase family 43 protein (transcript_id=CADANIAT00007545), whose amino-acid sequence MPYTNPILPGSNPDPSIVRVGDDYFLVTSTFEYTPSAPIYHSKDLIKWNLITHAITRPSQLQIQTPEPGGGVWATTIRYHEATKTFYVVAASFSRYRPQDDDRVWPRGFYVKTDWEGIWDPTGQSWSESVWLDAVGFDQDLFFDDDGTVYLSSTYRKHQRTITNGCPLKDFAIHISTIDLQTGDVTSAPKLIRSSSSGVSEGSHIFKRGKYYYLFTAEGGTESGHSEWVCRSESSPFGPWEAGPVSEVNPLFGSGISPDDEVQNTGHADFVEDTNGNWWAVFLGVRPVWRESEKRWEGSVFGRETFLSPVTWENNWPVVNSKRRITLAIDTPHLYHYTSSVEWRDDFTSGTLQLGWYRKNTPLKKDYALLACSTQPGQNARTSGGLRLLGAPYTLSTPSCPTLFLRKQTAQYCTWETKLRFLPDSVNVEAGTAVYLNYFTFVSIGIRLDPSQAETEEFRSLNNGKKERKRIIRFAPSNTHNTPGFSSKAVDFPLGSSTSAIVLRIECGDSYRFGFREVQTDAGTVPGAKQPETGEVQWVGEVSNRALVEAPLPIGAPFTGVMLGLYSVGDREAVRVPADFEYVQIRGIDQD is encoded by the exons atgccCTACACAAACCCTATCTTACCGGGCTCAAACCCCGATCCCTCTATAGTCCGCGTCGGAGACGACTATTTCCTTGTAACCTCGACTTTTGAATACACGCCTTCGGCGCCCATATACCATTCAAAAGACCTGATCAAGTGGAACTTGATCACCCACGCGATTACTCGTCCCTCACAGCTGCAGATCCAGACACCTGAGCCGGGTGGTGGAGTATGGGCGACGACGATCCGGTACCACGAGGCCACGAAAACGTTCTACGTGGTCGCGGCGAGCTTCAGTCGGTATAGGCCACAGGACGATGACAGAGTCTGGCCTCGCGGGTTCTATGTCAAGACCGACTGGGAGGGGATCTGGGATCCTACGGGGCAAAGCTGGAGCGAGAGCGTTTGGCTAGACGCGGTGGGATTCGATCAGGAT ctcttcttcgatgACGACGGTACAGTCTACCTGAGCAGTACATACCGCAAGCACCAGCGCACCATCACGAATGGTTGCCCCCTCAAGGACTTCGCAATCCACATCAGCACGATCGACCTGCAAACAGGGGATGTAACCAGCGCACCGAAACTGATccgctcctcgtcttctggaGTCTCTGAGGGCTCGCATATTTTCAAAAGAGGGAAATACTACTACCTTTTCACCGCAGAAGGGGGCACAGAATCCGGACACAGCGAGTGGGTGTGTCGGTCTGAGAGTAGTCCCTTTGGCCCGTGGGAGGCTGGACCTGTCAGCGAGGTGAATCCGCTTTTTGGCAGCGGGATCTCACCGGATGATGAGGTGCAGAATACAGGCCATGCCGATTTTGTAGAGGATACCAACGGAAATTGGTGGGCTGTGTTCCTGGGCGTGAGGCCGGTGTGGAGGGAGAGCGAGAAGCGGTGGGAGGGGAGTGTTTTTG GCAGAGAAACATTTCTCTCCCCCGTAACATGGGAGAACAACTGGCCGGTGGTCAACTCCAAGCGTAGAATAACCCTCGCCATAGATACGCCGCATCTGTACCACTACACGTCGTCCGTGGAATGGAGAGACGATTTCACCTCTGGTACCCTCCAACTCGGCTGGTACAGAAAGAACACGCCACTGAAGAAAGATTACGCCCTTCTCGCGTGCTCGACACAGCCAGGCCAAAATGCCAGGACCAGTGGAGGCCTCCGTCTACTTGGTGCCCCCTACACCCTATCAACACCCTCCTGCCCAACACTCTTCCTACGCAAGCAAACCGCGCAATATTGTACCTGGGAGACGAAATTACGCTTCTTGCCTGACAGTGTGAATGTCGAGGCTGGGACGGCAGTCTACTTGAACTATTTCACGTTTGTCAGTATAGGAATACGGCTGGACCCCTCTCAGGCGGAAACAGAAGAGTTTCGCAGCCTGAACAATggcaagaaagagagaaagagaatcATCCGCTTCGCACCGTCAAACACGCACAATACACCGGGATTCTCGAGCAAGGCCGTTGATTTCCCGCTCGGCTCGAGCACCAGTGCAATCGTCTTGCGCATTGAATGCGGCGATTCGTATCGATTTGGGTTCCGCGAGGTTCAGACAGACGCAGGAACAGTCCCTGGAGCTAAACAACCGGAAACGGGGGAGGTGCAATGGGTTGGTGAAGTCAGTAATAGGGCTCTGGTTGAAGCACCGCTGCCTATCGGCGCACCGTTTACGGGGGTCATGCTGGGGCTCTATTCAGTGGGTGATCGCGAGGCTGTGAGGGTTCCAGCGGATTTTGAGTACGTTCAAATCAGGGGTATAGACCAGGACTAA